One window of Salegentibacter sp. Hel_I_6 genomic DNA carries:
- a CDS encoding M20/M25/M40 family metallo-hydrolase, which produces MKKNLRNLFSLFLIAGALQVQAQEEMVDKIVNEANDNSKLEELAHELVDVVGPRLVGTPQMKNAHDWAVKKYDSWGISAENEEYGTWRGWERGITHIDLVEPRLRTLQGRQLAWSPSTGKKGVTAEVVILPEATDSTAFAEMLSSVKGKFVMISVNEPTGRPPYNWEEWATEKSWENMQKSIKEADSLWRNRIEKTGYGYRELPKALEEAGAAGIVTSNWSHGFGANKVFGGYTSKIPTIDINLEDYGLLYRLAENDNAPEIKVVAESKDLGEVPTFNTIAKIEGSEKPEEYIILSAHFDSWDGGTGATDNATGTMVMMETMRILKKLYPNPKRTIIAGHWGSEEQGLNGSRAFVKDNPEIVANVQALFNQDNGTGRVKNISGQGFLHAYDYIGRWLEPVPQEIKGEIETSFPGTPSGGGSDHASFVAAGAPAFMLSSLSWSYWNYTWHTNLDTYDKIVFDDVRSNVILTAIMTYMASEDPETSSREKAVLPISRRSGEQMTWPEPRDAERKGGLD; this is translated from the coding sequence ATGAAGAAAAACTTACGAAACCTTTTTAGTTTATTCCTTATAGCAGGTGCATTGCAGGTACAGGCACAGGAAGAAATGGTCGATAAAATTGTTAATGAGGCCAATGATAATTCGAAATTAGAAGAACTTGCTCACGAACTTGTAGATGTAGTGGGACCTAGATTAGTAGGAACTCCGCAAATGAAAAATGCTCATGATTGGGCGGTAAAAAAATATGATAGCTGGGGAATTTCGGCTGAAAATGAAGAATATGGCACCTGGCGTGGCTGGGAGCGTGGGATCACTCATATTGACCTTGTAGAACCAAGATTGAGAACGTTACAGGGGCGTCAATTGGCCTGGAGTCCTTCAACCGGAAAAAAAGGAGTGACCGCTGAGGTGGTTATTTTACCTGAAGCTACAGATTCTACGGCATTCGCCGAAATGCTTTCTTCCGTAAAAGGAAAATTTGTAATGATCTCTGTAAACGAACCTACCGGAAGACCTCCATATAACTGGGAAGAATGGGCGACCGAAAAGTCCTGGGAAAATATGCAGAAAAGTATAAAAGAAGCTGATTCTCTTTGGAGAAACCGAATTGAAAAAACCGGTTATGGCTACCGCGAATTGCCAAAAGCACTTGAAGAAGCAGGCGCTGCGGGAATTGTAACTTCTAACTGGTCTCATGGGTTTGGTGCTAATAAAGTTTTTGGTGGGTATACCAGTAAAATTCCTACAATAGATATTAATTTGGAAGATTACGGATTGCTTTACCGTTTAGCGGAAAATGATAATGCCCCAGAAATTAAGGTGGTAGCAGAATCTAAAGATCTTGGAGAAGTGCCAACTTTTAATACTATTGCAAAAATTGAAGGTAGCGAGAAACCTGAAGAATATATTATTCTTTCAGCGCATTTTGATTCCTGGGATGGTGGAACCGGCGCAACCGATAATGCTACCGGAACTATGGTGATGATGGAAACGATGCGAATCCTTAAAAAACTATATCCAAACCCGAAGCGTACAATTATCGCCGGGCATTGGGGAAGCGAAGAGCAGGGACTTAATGGTTCTCGCGCTTTTGTAAAAGATAATCCTGAAATTGTAGCCAATGTTCAGGCGTTATTCAACCAGGATAATGGAACAGGAAGAGTAAAAAATATTAGCGGACAGGGATTTCTTCATGCATACGATTATATAGGAAGATGGCTGGAGCCGGTTCCGCAGGAGATAAAAGGAGAAATTGAAACTTCTTTCCCAGGAACTCCCTCTGGTGGAGGCTCTGACCATGCTTCTTTTGTAGCTGCCGGTGCGCCTGCATTTATGCTGAGTTCTTTAAGCTGGTCTTATTGGAATTATACCTGGCATACCAATTTAGATACTTACGATAAAATTGTTTTTGACGATGTTCGAAGCAACGTGATCTTAACCGCAATTATGACCTATATGGCTAGCGAAGATCCTGAAACTTCATCAAGGGAAAAAGCCGTGTTGCCAATTAGCAGAAGATCTGGCGAGCAAATGACCTGGCCAGAGCCAAGAGATGCCGAGAGAAAAGGTGGGTTAGATTAG